Sequence from the Rutidosis leptorrhynchoides isolate AG116_Rl617_1_P2 chromosome 3, CSIRO_AGI_Rlap_v1, whole genome shotgun sequence genome:
gttattatcattaaagttataattagtattatcattaatattattataatatttattatcattagtattattataattaaaaactaatattattaacacctaattaatatgattactattattatcattattatgaatacgatataaaagacgattaaaagctattaaacgaaacgattaggaaataataagtaagagcatcatgatgaaattaaaatattataagattttgatttagataaaattatcgttcttattatttttatcattactattatcattaaaagtatcgctagtattaaaattatcattttaataagaaatgtcattgttactataaaatatcattattattatcattttaaatagaattattattttaaaagataatattaaaaagtatcgtaaatattaaagttatcataattagaattatcattttatcataatgtcatcttagtaattataaatattgatatttttataataataattattattacaaaataatacaacttttacttactattattataaatattattttatcaaataaatatgtgatacaaacatatttttttacgtgtaataaattactttaataatacctatcatgttatctttatgatattaaatgaactctataaattttattacttaatatatacaaaagtatattttattatataaattctaatataaaattttatttattaataaatgaattatattatttactctaataaatcttttaaaaatatttaaaaatataaaacgatgatatttaaaatatattataatcatgtataaattttggaaatcattttgagtcaaattgacttttgttgacttttgcatattagtctcgagcattaggattgtggtacactatgacctaacctaaattgttagacaaatattgaccaacatatatatgtatatatataattaatataggttcgtgaatccgaggccaaccttgcacttgttcaataacgttatatgtatttttactacgaaatatagtatggtgagtttcatttgcctttttaccctttatatttttgggctgagaatacatgcgaaatttttataaatgttttacgaaatagacacaagtaatcgaaactacattatatggttgaatgatcgaagccgaatatgccccattttaacttggtagcctaagaatttgggaacagacccccaaattgacgcgaatcctaaagatagatctatcgggcccaacaagccccattttggaatttggaatgctttagtacttcgattttatcatgtccgatgggtgtcccagaatgatggggatattctatatgcatcttgttaatgtcggttaccaggtgttcaatccatatgaatgatttttgtctctatgcatgtgacgtatatttatgagaactggaaatgaaattcttgtggtctattaaaatgatggaaatgaatgtttatgataaactaatgaactcaccaaccttttggttgacactttaaagcatgtttattctcaggattgaaagaaatcttccgctgtgcgtttctcattttcaagatattacttggagtctttcatagcatatctcgagaacgttgcattcgagtcattgagttcatcaaagatcattattaagtcaatttatagttggacagtgtatattatgaaatggtatgcatgcctgtcaatttttgatgtaaagaaagtttgtcttttaaaaacaaatgcgatgtttgtaaaatgtatcatatagaggtcaaatacctcgcgatataatcaactattgtgaatcgtttataatgtatatgaacgggttctttcatagGCTTTTCAGAGTAATCCCATTAGCCTAGGTTTTACGTAAGTTAAACCAAGAGAAAGTCTAGATTAATTTTACATGGTAATTTGGACCTCTGAATGATAATTTatgtgagtaaattgaattcattaTGCATTTGGTTCATTAATTTCGTGAGACCGATATGAACTAATTACATAAatcttaaataaacgattttaattaACGAACAATTCTAGTTATTTGTTGAGCATTAAAGTGGACACAGTTTCTCCTTATATAGTTTATTCGTTAATTTAGTTTtgctactttttttttatttactcAAATTCAAATCAAAACCCTCCAATTCTTAGAATAATTATTAGTTGTTTAAATCTTGAACACTGCTCTCTGTAgaacgaactggtcaatttacttactagttactgcatgatcgagtTTTAGTTGCCTGAtattgtgtgataattgttaagtaTTTAGCTAGTTATTTAAGATACTATTTCACATATCACCACCCTTGGTTTCAACCTTTTTTCCCCTGTTGAAACGAAACGTGTTAGCATGTACATGTCATCACCTGAAAAAACCTTTACAACTTTTATCCGCAGAAATACAAAACTTTCGACTCGCACTTTTACGGGTAGAAACATTAGCCATATTGTCAAGGAGTGCACTAGTTGTTTCATTACACTTTACGGATATCAAAACCTCTACAATTTGCCTTTTTAGACTTAGGACCCAAACCTAGACCATCAAGCACATTGTCAATATCATCCAAATGAACGAATAAACATCACGAAGGGCTCCGTCATCTCCACAAATCTTTTTACCCTTATCAACAACCGACACATTACCCGTCGATTCCTTAACGCCCTCTTCCTCTAGCGTCAAAACACCCGATACCTTTATGACCACATCCACCACTCCCATCTCGTCGTTCACCAAAGTTTCGTTACCCATCAATGGATATGTGTCATCAAACATATCTTTATCGCCACCTTTAATCACACCTTCCACTCTATCCAATGTGTTCAAGTCTTTAAACAGAGAACCAAAATGTctgtcttcaaaaaaaaaaaaaaatctgaacaaAACTAGTCAACTCATTAACAACGAAGCTTGCAACCAAATATTCCTCACCAACATTACTAACCTTATCACCAATAGATACCCATATATTGTTTATAACATCGTTTTCGTTAACAAATGAATTAAAAAACAACCGTCGACACCAGTGCTTCAACATCACTCAAACTATCATCCAATACAACACGAGCACGATTAACCGGCTCTATGCACAATCTAATGTCACGATTGGACGAAGCTAACAAGTTAAGAAAAAACCCATCTCCTACAATATTATCAATCATCGATGAACACCCCTAACTTGTGCTCTCTTTTTCCTGCGAGGGGTTTCCTGTTTGTGTGTAGGTTGATACTAATGAGTTGTTCTAGTTGGTTTATGTTTAGTTGTTCTATAATGTTGGTCATTTGTTTCAGTGGCGGAACTTTTAAAACTTTATTAGAAGGCCTGTTGCTAAATATTTGATTTTTTTAGAGGGCTACAAATGTATGATTGTGACCTTATAATAACATATGAGCAATTTTTACACTAGTAGTTAAATTTCATTGTCCTTGTAAACTTACTCATAGTTCCGCTTCTGATTTGTTTTGTTTTGCGTGGTTGTGTTTTGCCCCTTTTTATATTGGCTCGTTCATAAATGTCATTTGGTAGTTTAATTATTTTCTCAAGTCAGTTGTTTGTCGATTTCTACGATGCGAGACCCAGTTTTTCTCTTTTTATTTTGTTTTGATTAGTTCTTTCATATTAACGACagttataattaaaaaaataaaaataaaatacatttacatgacatgtgatacatacatatacatatacacaaggttgaaaaagacgtgagacggggccgaaacgttagcgacctcaaaacgtcgcaacgcaAAAAACGGGTTCGAgtcggggtcgaaacggatgttgactaacgttgacttatatatatatatatatatatatatatatatatatatatatatataatatatatatatatatatatatatataaagttgaccTTTTTTCCGTCTTTGACCGTTTTTTCGTCTTTGACCGTTTTTTCGTCTTTGACCGTTTTTTCCGTCTTTGACCGTTTTTTACCGTTTTTTAGCGTTGTTGACCGTTTTTGAGCGTTGACCGTCTTTTTTGCCGTTTCAAGGCCCGTTGCAACGATACTAAGGCAAATCCATTGTGGCGTCCGTTGCGGCGCCCGTTTCAGCCATTTTTTACAACActgcatatacatacacatacaggggcatgttcaaacgagaaccacaaaagaaCGAGAACGGCAAGAactttttaatttcatagtttttatgcatttaaatgcaacaaattacatgcaaatgttaattaatgctcatactattgacaaacatatgttcattaccaaaaatcacatgttaaattgttaattatataaaaTGTTCACATGTTACACAATCAAATATGTACATGTGAACGGAaaagtatatatttgattatattggTAAAATATATGATTTTTCAAATTATTTTACGTTCATTCTTACTCTCCATGAAAATTTATGAGTGCATTAATATACTCACATGTGAAAATTTTTGTAAATTAAAAGTTTTTccaattttagtttttttttttttttttcctcggAACTTTTGACTATACATGTAGAACCATCAGCGTTGTATTTACGCACCgcccccaaaatatcatcatctaaAATCTAAAAACTCGATTAATCTTCTACCGTAATTCAACTGATTCTTTTTATTAATCACCAATCAATTCAATTCACCTTTATTCCTAATTCCCAATTTGTGCTGCATCATCTAAAATCACAGCATAACATATAAACACTACTTCAAATTCTTCATCCATTTCATCTTTCAATCATGTCGTTCCGATTTCGTGGAGGGGTATGTATTCAGatttaattctttttttttttttgtttttcaatTTAATCTTATAACCATCCTTAGGGTTTTATCTGAGTGtaatttgagttagtttgatgaagtTTGAACTTCAAAGGGATcccattaaacctaattaattctaGATTATGAGCTTATCAACTTGagattaaagttattatcttgtaGTAATTATCTTTTTTAATTTAAgggtatttttactaaaattagcTAGTGATGGGTTGAATTTTATAAAGCTGATATTATGCCAATTTTAGGTTTATAATTCAAGAATAAAGGTATGATTGTGGGATGTTTAATAtactttatgtatgtatgtatgtataaatgtTTGAGTATAAAGTTATGATTGATTAACAGGCTAATGCATCATCTGGAATGGGTGTTGCTGATCATTGTAAAGGGACTTTTTTGGAGCTACAACGAAAGAAGGCTCATCGTTACGTGATATTTAAGATCGATGAAAAGAAAAACGAAGTTGTTGTTGAGAAAACTGGAAGTCCTGCTGAGAGCTATGAAGATTTTACGATTGCGTTACCCGAGAATGATTGTCGATACGCtatctttgactttgactttgttaCGTCCGAAAAT
This genomic interval carries:
- the LOC139899247 gene encoding actin-depolymerizing factor-like — its product is MSFRFRGGANASSGMGVADHCKGTFLELQRKKAHRYVIFKIDEKKNEVVVEKTGSPAESYEDFTIALPENDCRYAIFDFDFVTSENCQKSKIFFIAWSPSTSRIRAKMLYATSKDRLRRELDGVHYEIQATDPTEMELDVLKERVY